The Belonocnema kinseyi isolate 2016_QV_RU_SX_M_011 chromosome 2, B_treatae_v1, whole genome shotgun sequence nucleotide sequence attggttttaaaattgatttttaaatttttatattcttcatgttagaaaataaaaatacagggGCGTGAACGCGCGATTTGCATAAATTAAATTACCATACCTAATTTCAGGCTGGTTCCAATGAAAGTGCACGAGGCGAATTCACTTTACTCGGAAGAAAAAGCAAAGTTACTTCGTTCCGTTGGTACGAAAATCGAAGAGCGTGATCAGATATTAAATACTTATCTGGTGTCATTAAAACTCGAAAATCTGGGCTTATGGGATCCAGATGCAGTGAATTCAGAATCTGAAGTTTTACCTCTTCCTGAAGAATTGGCCGAAAGATGTGCTGCAATAAATGCGAAACCCAACGCAATTCAAGAACAAGTAGACACGATGGCAAAATTGTCGGATACTTACCACAATGTGGAGGCGATGCTAAAAGAAATCGATGCGATTTTATCAGAAGAGCAGCAGAGGTGcgtgtattatttttcatatttttatttatattataggtTTTCAAGTTctacactttttttctttttttttttaataatttatttagcaaGGATagtttttggctatttttttaaaatacatttgaaaggtccgcggtctaaacctgttaactcaCGTTTCAGCAATTTTACGCggcgaaggaaaatcgttgtttttGTATAATACAcgttaattttatcaaatttgaatcaaaattgaacgttatatgacAATTGAAAGCTATTCATATGTTATTTAGATAGGTTCCAACGGTCTAGACTTGTTATCTGCACTTATgtgtcaaaatgtttggaatcgcaaGCCGAACATAGGAGTGcttgcaacaatttaaaatagtttattgaaaaaattctacgAGTAGACTGAGCTGATATGAGAATAAGCACGGATTTCCCATAAGACTCTATAAGCAGTTGACAGGTTTATACCGTGGAAATATGCTCTAGATAGcaaaacgcgattttcgaaaatccatttttaaaaaactaaaaggaattttgccgtttcgagtgcgggatattaactgcagataaaaaatattccagaaaatacataaaaatgaatttcgaaaaaatgccagttaacaggtttagaccacaGCTTTTTATATACCTAAAAAATCTGGAAGTTTCAGGTAAATTCTTGTAAagacattaatttgtttaaaaatgcaatataaaaataaataacagtgattcttcttttgtaaaaaaaactctatattattaatattaatattattaatattaatcttcttgattgaaaattcatatttttgcttgaaaattcaacagttttatttgcATTTTGTTTCTctcgactaaaaaatctttttcagttgagaattaaacttatgttgaaaactcttctttttttattgaataaaattgtttttgaataaaaattaaaatctactgtggttgaaatatcaactactacatttttcgttcagaattaatcttttttggaatggaaatttatttacttgGTCGAAAggtgaactcttttgttaaaaaatcattttttatgaagattcatcatttaaataaaaatttatttctttggttgaaaaatgagcttttttgttgaaaattcgtgtattttttgttgaaaattaattttttcagctgaaaatttaatttctagatgaatattccatcattttacttaaaatttcatctctggttgaacatcaattaaactataattttgatctttttcgttgttggtaaagaaattattatttttttaaattgaaaattcatcttttttggtacaaattaatcttcttcattgaacattaatctttcaggttaattattcaattgttctactgaaaatttatcagtttggtttaaaattaatctttttcgtttaaaattcaactattgccattgaagaatcattattttagttgaaaattttatctctttggatgaacattaattttttgaactgaaaattttattattaaatttttgtttgacaatttatcttttttatttaaaaattcacgtatttgtttgaaaatgtatatttgtaaAGAACTTGATTTcctggaatgaaaattcaactgttgcagttgaagatatataatttttaattgaaaattcatataatcaattttttgttgaaaattgatctttttggttcaaattcaactatttcgttgaaaattcatgtaatttgttgaaaaatcgtgtttttggtagaaaattaatgtatctgtttggtaaaaaattcgggtatttcagttaaatattaataatttaagtgtaaaattcatgtttttggttggaaataaatatacatacttggttgaaagttaaactcttttattaaaaattgatcctgttttattttgtggaaaattaattttttaaattaaaaattgaaatattccatttttgattgaaaactgatctttttcaattaaaaattcaaacttttgcataaaaaatggtgtttattagttgaaaattcatgtattttgttgaaaaatcgtgtttttggtagaaaattaatcattttagttgataagtcatcttcttggttgaaaataaaagtacttggttgaaggttaaacatttttgctaaaaattcatttatgccagttgaagattcattattttattatttattttattattttataaaattgaactacttggttgaaaattgatcttttttagtttgaaattcaactatttaattgataatttatgtattttgttgaaaattcgtctgttttagtagaaaattaatctttttgattgaaaattcaactatttgcttaaaaattgatctatctaAAGTCGGAGTTAAATTTTAAGGCTCCTCACTTATTTTGATTGCAACTTGCCCAAAAAAATCTCTGAATTGGGAATGGTgttctaccatttcgccacatggtgccgaaaaatggaactagaaagagtaggtacaatttaaaacatgtattttaatttttgcatagaagtgtttttacgattgctttttgaagtataaaacaatgattgaatactaaaaacaaatatttattaaaaacaaatagttttagataaaatCCCCAttgtttttttagagaaatatttctgtcaaaaagtgtggtttttcactgtataatatgtaaattccatctaaaatactttgtttccgataaagacttatttttattattgaataaatattttaaactgcacaaaaaaattgtctaaatacttttatgcacaaattataataaatcttaaaaatcgtgTCTATTCATTCTGGTTCGAAtatttgtcaccaggtggcgcatCGCAGTTTAAACATTCCCAATTAGTCCTATtaagtataattaattaattaatctaattaaatttaatatccaggattttacaaaattgatagtattaacaaaattgtgtgtgtttttaagaataaaaaaataaaaaagtacaggaaatactttccatttttaaatcgaaaattctaaattattatgttgaaaatcgaAATTGGAAAAGCTGTATGTAAGGACCCtggaaatttatcattattttggtGTGAATTTATGGACACCTACTTACACGTTAGCAaagtttgctttaaaaatttgttatttccatagtttttatattttcgtttatgtcaattttttaaaatgttcttaaaagtttttaaggataCTTTTTTTCTAGAGATCACTAAATAGAATTCAAACATAACAAATTATTCTATAGGGAAAAACAGTACCAGGAAACAATGGGTAAACGACCACCATCAATAGTTGCCACCGATTTGACAAGAGAGGCAAAAAAGTATGAGGAAGCTCACGCTAAAGCATCCGAAAGTAATCAGGCTCTCCATAGAGCAATGAATTTGCACTTGAACAATTTGAGGATACTTTCTCAACCATTGTCAAGTTTAATGGCGCATATTCCATCCCCCAAGGCGAACTTATCAGGTATATTTCATTCTACTGAGCCAGAATTTCCTTTTGAGATTAGAAAGtgaactttcattaattatgtaAGGATGATTTTGGAATTTTCAGGCGCCCCCTCctcctttttgtaaaaattcatcagatttttATGACCCATCCTCTTTTTACGtacgattatatattttttacttaatatacTAAAAACATATTAATTGTTTTCACTGTAAACgaagttttaagatatttcaaagaacTACACGGTACTTGAAAGAACTAGAAACATTTAACGGAATATAAACAGGTTTTCGAAGCTTTTTAGGGGTTTCATGAGATCCCAAGGAATTAatggatttcaatggattttgaaGGACTTAACACAATACCGAAatattttacgaattttgaacgaTGTCAgggtattttaatataatttccaatatttgaaagtatttaaagagattttatgagatttcaagcgattttaacgGATTCTAACAGATTTAAAGGGGTTTCGataattttacgggatttcaaaggatttcattaaggatttttaaaagattgcaaattatattaaacgaaattttaaagtattttctaatactataaaggattttaagcgattccgagaaattttaatggctcttaaaaaatattaatgaattttaatgcaTTATAAGGGTTattaagagatttttaattatgatatcattcagttcacaatatctaattcgaaaatcttttacttacaaaattttacattttagatttttattcttaagcttacatttttaattcaaagaattttaaaatgcagtcctGAAGACTTAAACAAGTAACAAAATAAAACCGTTTGAAGTTAAGAATTTTGGATAAGAaccatttttatttcatcaactgtgaataaaatattttcaaaatggatttgtactttaagtattaaaaattgaataataattaattcgacAAAAAGATTCtgaattcgttaaaaatgtaagaactttcagattttaacgttaaaaattgaactgtttcaattagAAAGTCTTAGTTATTAAAACAATGTAAACGTCAAGTTGAAAcctcataaactattttcaacttaaaaataatttcataattgtataatcgtaattaaagaatttcattaaatttgaaatattgtttcagtctaaaatatttcatttttaacacaatcaattctaaattttttaattaagacaatagagaattatttaatatttagcaacatttgactgtttatttaaaacggataatcaaaaccaaatatttaaaagtatacaaattgaaaatgtaaaagaaaatataaatttttgcgtatttcaaaaaaaaatttagaagctttttaagcaggccttcaaaagaataaaaaaacattttcttgagattcctatgaaaattgaaaatgatttttcattctgaaaaattatttgaagagaatgtttaaaaagatttaaaaagatttccaaaattgtcaaaaaagaatctggaaaattttaaagaatttttttttttaatttgcaggattttctaaaaatcgtaggaaaaattcgattcattttaacagatatttagaagttgggaaaaaatttcaaaaataatttgaaatttgaaaattgtaaaataatttttagatgtctcaagattttgaaatacaatttagaaattttttaagggtgtttaaactatttaagatgaaaataattttagaagtgttcagttttaaaaaaatttaatttttaatgtttctaggttaaaattgggtaaaatataattttgaaaattttagagttcattgattgaatctgaatttttgaactctacataatttataaaaagtactttcattttatatatttttatttttttttaacatttgagtaaaaaatttttgaattaaaaaacttttcaattcaattttaagagtttaaaattcaagagttacattttgagtgctttaatttgtagtttattttttatttcttcaaatggaaaattgtttagctttaaaattcgaattttttaagttttattgaccctgaaaaatgtttgcgaaccgggaaaacccCGGGAATTTCTATCGTCGATCAAAACGGCTACCCTGGATCTCGTAAGTATCGAAATATTGAAATgaactttaagaaatttaaggaattttcacggattttaaattattatatgggatttttaagatttcaaacaatttcaaggatttttactttttaaagggttcaaaggaattttaagagatttcaaagtaagtaaggggatttcaaagaattttaaacggtCTCATGTGAGACTGCAAAATTTTCACGAATTATGAAGCATATCATGAGATTTTAATGGAATTCTAAGATACGAAGGTTGTTGTAGAGATTTCATAAGATTCCAAAGTATATCCACAAATTAACAAGAAGATTTGATAAAAATCGagtcaatcctttcttcgaccgtgaATGGAAATTTGAGTAAGGATTTTTGTAGGTCTTTACGgtctttattaaattaaaaggaataaaaaacgaatttactaGAAAGTTCCTTTATTAATATTCGACGTTTCGGCTATCACTTCTTGCCTTTTTCAGAGAATCTgtgcttattttcttgtaaaaaacaagaatattccATTTTGGAGTCAAACAGCATGTCAATAGTtgagtcaaatttaaaaataataattatgtgtgtcaccaatttaaattaaaaaataccaaatcgTATCacacaaaaacttcaaaaatatataagatttaaacatttCTGTTTTTATTCCTTTTAATTTAATGTAGACCTTAAGACTTACAAAGATTCTTACTCATATATCCacagattttagaggatttcaaaatatttaacgaaattttaatgGGTTTCCGAATACttctaatgattttaaaggattcttagaaatttgaatagtttttaaaagctttaattgGATTTTCATATATTGTAaagggatttccaagattttaagggATCTCGTAAGATTTCCTAATGTTTTACGTAAAATCaaggatttttattgatttttagaatttttaagggactatcaattttaaaggatgtcagaaatttaattagaatttccAAGATTCGaagggatttaaagagattttataagatttcaaagtatATCCACGGATACGCCACCTGGTAACAAAAATCCCAACTAAAAAGAATAGgttcgattttaaagatttattttaatttcagcatAAAAGTGTTTCAACGATTATTTTTgcggagtttaaagtatttattggatactaaaaatcagttttttttttaaacaaagggaTTTAGATAGAATTTACATCTAGTAaggtgaaaaaacatatttttgtacagaaatatttttcttaaaaaaaaataataatcattgttccatttattgtgattttcaaaagattataagcTTAAATGgacatattttaaagtaaaaatgaactgaaagtaaattttcaagaatttatacaaggagtatttactatttaaaaattttatagacaaaaatctGTCTAACTGTGATTcccatagtttttaaaataattagtaaaattgtgatctttttcaattatatatgtaatttattttagaatgcgtatttctaaaatcttccactttaacaaattttttattttagatttaaattattaagtatacattttattttaaagaattttaaaagacacTTTTAAAGACTTACGCCATTAAAAATGATAAGAGTTTGAAATGGCCGATTttagataaaagaaatttttagttgatcaactgtcaatataaattaatagtgatttttaaaattgaaatgttttttaagattaaaaaagtgaataataattaattttacaagacgatttgaAATCTGtttgcaaattttagaatttccagtttctatagttaaaaattatgtaaactattccaattggaaagtcttattagttaaacaatgtaaacgcccgattgaaactttatcaactattttcaattttcaaataacatcaaaataatatatacttaattaaaatcttttattgaatttcacgtattattttagtctaagatgttaaatttttaaaccattcaatttgaactttttaattaagaaaaataagaattaattaatatttagaaatatatgactatttaaaatcagtaattatagtaaatattaaaaactaaattttgaacgttacattttaattgttatatttaaaaaaaaatttaatttgtaagtaaaaaattattgaatttcggtgtaaatagcccacggcctaatttaaaacaaaatcttgattttggcagatttcgaacaaaaaatttaaaagctttttaagaattttgaaaggcttcagaagatcaaaaaacatttcctatgaaatttgaaaatgatttttattttgaaaagataatttttagtgattatttaagaagatttagaaagatttacgaaattatcaaaaatttatgtggaagattttaaggaaatttatttaatttggcagaattaaaaaaaattagaaaaaattgtattaattttaagggatgtttaaaagttctaaagtaatttcaaaaataataaaaaaatttaaaataatatttaaacaacatggagatttttaaatattttcaaataaaacttggaagcattttgaggattttttaactatttgaaatataaataatttgacttttaatttaataattgttcagcttaaaaaaaatgtaatcgttcaatttgtaatgtttctggtttaaaattgctttaaattatataattttttccatttttaaattcactggttgattcttcaatttagacttttgagcattggaaatgataacgtggatttatatttttagaactgaatctgaatctttgaactctacaatttatataagttaaaaaatttattttgcagtttaagtgcatttaattaaaaatttctcagtttaaaagtgttagtagcttccattttacacGTGTACATTATTGACCATTTTAATcagatttgaatacaaaattattgaattaaaaaacttttaaacttcaattttaaaagtttcaaattgaagagttccactttgagcgctttcatttgcagttcagttgTTATTCATTCGAATAGAAAAATTTCTGGCtttagagttcaattttttaaatttcattgaccatgaaaaatgtttgcgaaccggggaaaaaccgggaaatgaccgggattttttttcttggatttaaacggccaccctaaatcgtctattattcgtattcaatcattgttttatacctcacaaaaatatcgtaaaaacatttatatgcaaaaattaatgtacatatttCAAATGGcacctaatatttttaattccagttttcggcaccaggtggcgaaatggtagaccagcATTTCCAATTCTCacggattttaatgatttcaataatttcaaggcatttcgttagattttgaaatatttcacggaaAACCAGgatttgcatttatttaaaaaaaaaaattttaagcattttggcGGAATTTTGACTATTTCAAGGGATATtatggatttttattttgtaagggtttaaaaggatttttaaagatttcgaaagcaTGCCCGATATTTCAAAGGATATAATCCGTAAccgaaatattttcacaaattttgaaggTTATCGGgggattttaatgcaattttaaagattcgaagggatttaaaaagattttataagattccaaagtatatccacggattttagagaatttcaaaagatataacggattttcaaaggatttctgaaTAGTTTTTTGAGGGATTTCGAGGAATTCTAAtcgcttttaaaagatttaactatattttaatatatgtggtaagatatttcaaaagattcgggTACATTTCCAATAGTTTTAACGATTTGAATTAAtcttaaagggatttcaaagattttaaggcatttcgtaagattttgaaatatttcacggaaaatcaaggatttgaattaattttaagggatttttatggggttttaaaAGATAGAATCTGATACCGaaacattttcatgaattttgaagaatatcagGGGATgttaatagaatttcaaagatttgaataaaagagagaattttctaatattataaaggatttcgagggattttgagcaattttaatcGCTTTTAAAACATTGGATTAGATCTTAATATATTGTAAGAGATTTCACCGAATTCGGAATAATTCtcatagatttaaaagactttaagagatctcgtaaattttcgaaatacttcatggaaattcatggattttaatgaatttttagatattttaagggatttttagtCCCCCTCCCCAATTCTTACATAATTAATGGGCGTACGCGAATACTGTatcactattttattaataaataaaatctaaagtgaatttttcagctaacattttcagaaatgttGCTAAATTTCTTGTTGTATTTAGGTGAAAGTAGCAGCGAAGAGAAGACAGACAACGAATCTGAAAAGATTCACACTAGAGAGTTAAAGCGCATACTAAATAAAGTGGATGAAATGCGCAGGCAAAGAAGCGATTTGCACAATAAATTGCGAGAATCAATATCTCAAGATGATTTGACAAGACTGTTGGTTACAGCTACGTCTGAATCTGAGCCACTTGACCATGTCTTTGCAGAACAAATCAGCAAACATCAACCACTCGTTAGTATTCTCTGTcttcttttttaactttaaaatcattGGACAGGCTTCTCAATAATCACAAAATTGATCTAAATTCTAGGTTCAGCTAATAGATCAAAACTTAGCTGCTCAAGAAAACATATTGTCTGCATTAACGGAAGCGTACGCGCAAACCGCAGACACTCGAAAGTcagttgatgaaattttaaaacgcCGCGAATTTATCATATCCTCCTTGATCGCCTCCTACGACGCGTATGAAGATTTGCTAGCAAAAACGACGAAGGGCTTAGAATTTTACAGGAAGATGGAAATAAACGTGACCAAATTGCTGCAAAGAGTGAAGAACACCTGTAAAGTTCAGGAAGAAGAGCGTGCGCAGATTCTAGCACAGAACAGTCCAGGAACACATGCTGTGAATGACCTTTCCCTTTCAGAAAGCAAAAATCAGTCTCAGCATATGCTTCCGAAAGAGCAGAGTGCAACAGGCAGTGGCTTAAAACTCAAGGACTACCTGGCAAATCGAGTAACAAACATTCCCCTCTATCACAATCAGTACTCTGATCATCGAACTACGAAAACAAATGCTGACCAGTCAGTGGTGAAGGCATCCAAAACTGATCACAACGGTACGAGTGAAAATATGCCTTCCGCCAATGTCTCACAGTTCACTGATCCTACGCAAGCCTATCAATATTATCAAAGCAGATACCCCGATTACTATCCCGGTCAGCAAAGTTCCTACAATACACAGTACATGTATGGAGAAACAGTAAGCGTGATGAGTGGTTTGAATGCCAGTTTTCCCAAGACTGGAACCACTTTCTCTGACAGCGTCTACAGACAGGCTGGAAAGATGAAGGCAGCGACCGAACTGTCCAGCACTTCCGACACCTACAGCGGCTACACTGCCGCTCAACAAAGTCAAGTTCAATACCCAACGGATCCGAATACAAGAGATCAGTATCAGGCTTATTCCTATAATGCGAATGCCGCTTACTCGTATCCTGGTTATCAAATGATGCAGGAAAATCCTAACTATCAAGCGACTCAGCGGGTAAATAGCGCTTCACCTCAGCATCAGAATTTCGCTCCAGTTCAGATGCAACCTGGTCAGCAGGCCAATGTAGATCCCGAGGTTGGGAGAAAGGCAGAACTGAATCAATCAGTGCCTCATGCAGCTTCTATGAACCAGACTTACAATACCTTATCTGACGGCAAGACGAATGTCTACGCGCCGAGCTCAATCCAAAATACTGCCGAGTATTACCAACCGCAAAAGGACTCTCCACAGCAGGCAGGAAATCAAATCTCTGGTAATGCTTACCAAGCTGGTGTTTCTCAACCGATTTTGCAGCAGCCGAATCATCTCGCGACGCAAAATTACTTGAATCCAATGATTGCTGGAAATGTGGAAATGCCTGCGATGCAGATGTCTCACGGCAATCAATCCGTTCATCAGCATCCCTCTCAGGTTGATTTGCAACAGATAAATTCACAGCAAAGGATTATTCCACAACAGGTTACTCAACAACAGATGACACCTCAACAGCCGATTAATTCTCAACAGTCAACTCCACAGGCGCAGTTAGTTCAAAATCTGCCAAGTGCATCGCCTGGGATTCACTACTCAATCCCCCAACAATACACCCCAAATCAGCACATGGGAATGTATACCAATACCTCTGCTACCGATAGTTCAACATATTCCGTCGCCTCGAAGAACGTTCCTTCGGCGAATATCAGCAGCAATTCCTACTATGATGCCGCCTCACAGTATCCTAATGCAGTGGCGAATCCTCAAACTAATTACGGCTCAGAACAAGCGCAGAATTATTCGAATACTCAAGCCCAAGCTGGCTACCCAACTCAAACACAAGATGGAATAAGCTCGCAAAATTACAGCGTCTATGGTAGCTATCAACAAACTACAGATACTAGCCTTCCCTATCAAAATGTACAGAATTCGAGTACAAATCCGAATATGAGCCAGAGTTATAACTCAGAAATGATACAGAGTCATGCGAAAGCGAACTCGATTCCGAATTATCAGCAAAATTACTACAATCCTCAAGAGCATTATGCTGGATCGACGCAGTATTCGGGCTATTCTCAAGGATATAATAATAGTTATGGAAATACACAACAAGCTAGTGGAATGACGAGTTCGTCCGCGGATTCGTATCAAGGTCATCCTGGTTATGGGTACAATGCTGTCTCAGGAGGATACCAGTATTCCTCGGGTTATCAAAATACGCAAACGATGATTGGACAGGAGCAGAATAATGCTGCGAGAAATGTATCTGTTCCTGCGAACAGTAATGTTTATCAGCAGCAAGATGCATACTCGTTGTATACTAATGCGAGCAATAGTGCTGCCACGACAAATCAGACAACTTCTTCACAATACTCGAGCAATGTTGCGAATTCGATGCCTGACAATCAGACGTATTACGCTTCGCAGTTTGGTCAACGAACTCCAAATCAAGGTTAGTTTCGCActtgaattaaatagaaaattatcaatttaacttACATTTTCACGCACTgctaattgaaaatgattctcatgaattgaaactaaaaatttattgatgaaaattaattttatcctattttaaaaatattttaaatgaattttatttcctgaaaattgatcctttttcatttttggttgaaaattaatagtttcaaatttaaattcaacaatttcgttgaaaattcatgtatattgttgaaaatttgtcttttgaaaatgtttcttatgcacttaaactgaaaatgcatgattgaaaatccattttgcCTATATTTtggtatatttcaaattaattttatgtgctgaaaattgatctttttcatttttgattgaaaattgatcgtttttagttaaaaattacaaaatttcgttgaaaattcatgtattttgttcaaaatatgtatattttttttaatgagtcaagcatttaaaataaaaagtcattaatgaaaatccattttgtccatattttattatatttttaattaattttatttactgaaaattgatttttttctttttggattgaaaattaatagtttttagtttaaattgaataattttgttgaaaaatggtcttttaaaatgattctcatgcacttaaactaaaaattcattaatgaaaatccattttgtcctagtttgttatattttttcttaattctatttaatgaaaattgattgt carries:
- the LOC117167039 gene encoding tyrosine-protein phosphatase non-receptor type 23 isoform X1, which translates into the protein MEAVPRLPMVSFQLKVSPEPTCFGTKLKQYIRDFYNEDPESYNTEIHQLESLRASAVRPPIDVKGCELLKRYYCQLHFLQSRFPMGKDGPAAVTFTWKDTYANMVCSLANIRFETISVLYNIGAIHTQLGAHTERTSAEGMKMACTHFQCAAWAFDHLKNSYPHPPGVDLAPELMTFMYQLCLAQAQECILEKSMLDNRKPSIVAKVARQIVDYYDIAFNTLENGGSEDAVVCETVGAPIYKIWKRYVKFKRAYHLSVTQLYQGLAAEEQRKMGERVAFYNASLTSLNEVRTLYTSAKGIKGITGAADEKEAIEDALTFTNDVIEGKRKAAKNENEFIYHEEVPEKDVLPTVKGASLVKGISFNVNDPEVSGTDIFARLVPMKVHEANSLYSEEKAKLLRSVGTKIEERDQILNTYLVSLKLENLGLWDPDAVNSESEVLPLPEELAERCAAINAKPNAIQEQVDTMAKLSDTYHNVEAMLKEIDAILSEEQQREKQYQETMGKRPPSIVATDLTREAKKYEEAHAKASESNQALHRAMNLHLNNLRILSQPLSSLMAHIPSPKANLSGESSSEEKTDNESEKIHTRELKRILNKVDEMRRQRSDLHNKLRESISQDDLTRLLVTATSESEPLDHVFAEQISKHQPLVQLIDQNLAAQENILSALTEAYAQTADTRKSVDEILKRREFIISSLIASYDAYEDLLAKTTKGLEFYRKMEINVTKLLQRVKNTCKVQEEERAQILAQNSPGTHAVNDLSLSESKNQSQHMLPKEQSATGSGLKLKDYLANRVTNIPLYHNQYSDHRTTKTNADQSVVKASKTDHNGTSENMPSANVSQFTDPTQAYQYYQSRYPDYYPGQQSSYNTQYMYGETVSVMSGLNASFPKTGTTFSDSVYRQAGKMKAATELSSTSDTYSGYTAAQQSQVQYPTDPNTRDQYQAYSYNANAAYSYPGYQMMQENPNYQATQRVNSASPQHQNFAPVQMQPGQQANVDPEVGRKAELNQSVPHAASMNQTYNTLSDGKTNVYAPSSIQNTAEYYQPQKDSPQQAGNQISGNAYQAGVSQPILQQPNHLATQNYLNPMIAGNVEMPAMQMSHGNQSVHQHPSQVDLQQINSQQRIIPQQVTQQQMTPQQPINSQQSTPQAQLVQNLPSASPGIHYSIPQQYTPNQHMGMYTNTSATDSSTYSVASKNVPSANISSNSYYDAASQYPNAVANPQTNYGSEQAQNYSNTQAQAGYPTQTQDGISSQNYSVYGSYQQTTDTSLPYQNVQNSSTNPNMSQSYNSEMIQSHAKANSIPNYQQNYYNPQEHYAGSTQYSGYSQGYNNSYGNTQQASGMTSSSADSYQGHPGYGYNAVSGGYQYSSGYQNTQTMIGQEQNNAARNVSVPANSNVYQQQDAYSLYTNASNSAATTNQTTSSQYSSNVANSMPDNQTYYASQFGQRTPNQAGNVENANQPYMQATNNETNNSSSGPFPSTEPKSNVDLLSDLDITINHAPLLPEVQVDKGKDEKDDVKSEVETTEETAEVKVVRKNSTVQTDDKNDNLQIVWDTWYLDVQPKRDPLAEPTVLQKFVIDIEKYEKFIDSLLVKTLSGATTLDNKWKEVREFEEREEKKQSANIAISNFAANRSASCIPYDLSRVELTSVERPSYINASYVRDVTQWTPAAFIITQAPKADAFQIFWTMVWEQESEVIACLATDMQLSGDIYWPSSEEKNLVLGDFTLKLQNKINHASYIQRIISLSRSGHKERIVVHMQFLMWPSNSFPSSPGPLLAFATDVMSEQALRHCSPKPIIVHCLNGGPLSGLFLIATAAVCHVRAGHGIVDVPLVFSSLVKFRKGLVDKDTLQFGYRMVLYQAQDTLMKRGILSSTRPTFESFEEMKKGKSMRKTQHCHPSDDFLHNFAAGMQHSIASQPGGQPTSAARPNTPQSISATTQEKPDVVVDPLSQLDPLWTIRR